One Tolypothrix bouteillei VB521301 DNA window includes the following coding sequences:
- a CDS encoding sensor histidine kinase — translation MLFLHLVRVFSAVELCMFAIAFSGFYLIEVWTLWHSDFWLSSFIKILMAMVSVVIAVQFVALLPKPQTSSVPSQLEKAREELEARFQQQIGDLIEFNKSLQAEITEYKQREAFLQESEARFRLIAYTAPVMIWVSDIERLCNYFNKVWLEFTGRTIQQEIGYGWLESIHPEDKERCFLTRTTAFDARQSFKMEYRLRRKDGEYRWILDTGMPHYTENNTFAGYIGSCVDITEHKQAEEQIQASLLEKEVLLKEIYHRVKNNLQVISSLLNLQSEYIKDKDDLEIFQQSQMRIESMALIHQKLYQSQDLARIDFGEYIRDLVASLFSSYEVNTNVISLTVNVERVLLSLDAAIPCGLIITELVSNSLKYAFPKSKTGEISIELQVENNNVLNLKVRDNGIGLPKKFDLKNTTSLGLQLVDALTNQLSGNIKIKSADGVEVEIVFPVLEKNLTWRKK, via the coding sequence ATGCTGTTTTTACATTTAGTTAGAGTTTTTTCGGCTGTGGAATTGTGTATGTTCGCGATCGCTTTTAGTGGATTCTATTTGATAGAAGTATGGACACTATGGCATTCTGACTTCTGGCTCTCAAGTTTTATCAAAATCTTGATGGCGATGGTGTCAGTTGTTATTGCTGTACAGTTCGTCGCTTTATTACCTAAACCCCAGACTTCATCCGTTCCATCTCAACTAGAAAAAGCACGTGAGGAACTAGAAGCACGATTTCAACAACAGATAGGGGATTTAATAGAATTTAATAAATCGCTGCAAGCCGAAATTACCGAATACAAGCAGCGAGAAGCATTTTTGCAAGAGAGTGAAGCGCGGTTTCGCCTCATAGCTTACACAGCCCCCGTGATGATTTGGGTGTCTGATATCGAAAGGCTTTGCAATTACTTCAATAAAGTTTGGCTGGAGTTTACTGGAAGAACAATTCAACAAGAAATCGGTTATGGCTGGTTGGAATCAATTCATCCTGAGGATAAAGAGCGTTGTTTTCTTACCCGTACTACAGCTTTTGATGCTCGGCAAAGCTTTAAAATGGAGTACCGACTGAGACGAAAGGATGGTGAGTACCGTTGGATCTTAGATACAGGTATGCCACACTATACGGAGAATAATACCTTTGCTGGCTATATTGGCTCTTGCGTTGATATTACCGAACACAAGCAAGCAGAAGAACAGATCCAAGCATCTTTACTCGAAAAAGAAGTTCTTTTAAAGGAAATTTATCATAGAGTTAAAAATAATTTACAAGTCATTTCTAGTTTGCTGAATCTCCAGTCAGAATATATTAAGGACAAAGATGACCTAGAAATATTCCAACAAAGCCAAATGCGAATTGAATCTATGGCTTTGATCCATCAAAAATTGTACCAATCGCAAGATCTTGCAAGAATTGATTTTGGTGAGTATATTCGAGATTTAGTAGCAAGTTTATTTAGTTCTTACGAAGTCAACACAAACGTGATTTCGCTTACAGTCAATGTCGAGCGCGTATTATTAAGCTTAGATGCAGCTATCCCTTGCGGCTTGATTATCACGGAACTTGTTTCCAATTCCCTAAAATACGCCTTCCCTAAAAGTAAAACAGGAGAAATTTCGATAGAGCTTCAGGTAGAAAATAATAATGTGTTGAACCTGAAAGTTCGTGACAATGGTATTGGTTTACCCAAAAAATTTGATTTAAAAAATACAACATCATTAGGATTGCAGTTAGTAGATGCTTTAACAAATCAGTTGTCTGGCAATATAAAAATAAAGTCTGCTGATGGAGTTGAGGTTGAAATTGTATTTCCCGTATTGGAGAAAAATTTAACTTGGAGAAAAAAATGA
- a CDS encoding hybrid sensor histidine kinase/response regulator — protein MTLKTILVVEDEGIVAKDLQKRLLKLSYHVPAIASSGEEAIQIAEKINPDLILMDIRLKGNIDGIEAAKEIQNHLDIPIIYLTAYADDNTLERARLTEPFGYVLKPFKEKELHTTIEIALSKHRKERQLKENQKGLVTAVTRISDGVIVCNRQQSVTFINPMAEKITGYRQEEAFGRNLSEIFKIVPTKNRDQNHNIIESLQEEKVLLSEETTLISQDSQEVQIEYCTASIKNDLGNIIGSLVIFRDMTERNLASEASQKQLEQEQVLAKLSEINQFKDEFLSIVSHELRAPLSNIRMAIQLLQNTGIGEHGQQYINILRAECDREMTLINDLLDLQKAESGTTHHLNPEPLELQTWVTNIVDGFSARIQEHQQKLLLSIPPEVPPLISDNACLTRIVGELLNNACKYTAIGGEIAVSIRNDVSTSSTIITISNSTEIPSTALPKIFDKFYRVRSPQFKRQPGTGLGLALAQKLIEQLLGTIEVESVGGWTKFTLTLNNLAVINEQ, from the coding sequence ATGACACTGAAAACAATTTTAGTTGTGGAAGATGAGGGAATAGTTGCTAAAGATTTACAAAAACGTCTGCTCAAACTGAGCTATCACGTACCTGCTATTGCCTCTTCAGGAGAAGAAGCCATCCAAATAGCTGAAAAAATCAATCCAGATCTTATATTAATGGATATTAGATTAAAAGGAAATATAGATGGTATCGAGGCAGCTAAAGAAATTCAAAATCATCTTGATATTCCAATTATTTATTTAACCGCGTATGCAGATGATAATACATTGGAAAGAGCGCGTTTAACAGAACCATTTGGTTATGTCCTCAAACCTTTTAAAGAAAAAGAATTACATACGACAATTGAAATAGCTTTAAGCAAGCATCGGAAAGAAAGGCAACTCAAGGAAAATCAAAAAGGACTCGTAACTGCTGTCACTAGGATAAGTGATGGTGTGATTGTTTGCAATCGCCAACAGTCTGTCACTTTTATAAATCCTATGGCTGAGAAAATTACGGGATACCGACAAGAAGAAGCATTTGGAAGAAATTTATCAGAAATATTTAAAATTGTTCCTACAAAAAATCGCGACCAAAACCATAATATAATAGAGTCGCTTCAAGAAGAAAAAGTTCTTTTATCGGAAGAAACAACTCTCATTTCTCAGGATAGTCAAGAAGTACAAATTGAATATTGTACGGCATCAATAAAAAACGATCTAGGTAATATTATTGGCTCACTTGTCATTTTTCGAGATATGACAGAGCGAAATTTAGCTAGTGAAGCAAGCCAAAAGCAACTAGAACAAGAGCAAGTCTTAGCAAAATTATCAGAAATCAATCAATTTAAAGACGAATTTTTATCTATTGTGTCTCACGAATTACGCGCTCCTCTATCTAATATTAGAATGGCAATTCAACTCCTACAAAATACGGGAATTGGCGAGCACGGTCAGCAGTATATCAACATTCTTAGAGCAGAGTGCGATCGCGAGATGACTTTGATCAACGATTTGCTAGATTTGCAGAAAGCAGAATCAGGAACAACTCATCATTTAAATCCCGAGCCATTAGAATTACAAACTTGGGTAACAAACATTGTTGATGGTTTCTCCGCCCGCATTCAGGAACATCAGCAAAAGTTACTGTTGAGTATTCCCCCTGAAGTACCACCCTTAATTTCTGATAACGCGTGTTTAACACGAATTGTAGGAGAATTGTTAAATAATGCTTGTAAATATACTGCTATAGGTGGTGAGATTGCAGTTAGCATTCGGAACGATGTTTCTACGTCCAGTACTATTATTACTATTAGTAATTCCACAGAAATTCCCTCCACAGCCTTACCAAAAATCTTTGATAAATTCTACCGGGTTCGCAGCCCTCAATTTAAGAGACAACCAGGTACTGGTTTGGGGCTAGCTTTGGCGCAAAAACTGATCGAACAATTGCTAGGGACTATTGAAGTTGAAAGTGTTGGTGGATGGACAAAATTTACTTTAACATTGAACAATTTAGCAGTCATCAATGAGCAATAA
- the dnaG gene encoding DNA primase, with protein sequence MHIPRLHPDTIDEVKHRADIYDVVSEHVVLRKRGKDYLGLCPFHSEKSPSFTVSQTKQMYFCFGCQAGGNAIKFLMDLEKRSFSEVVLDLARRYQVPVKTQEPEQWKELQRQVSLREQLYEVLAVAAQFYQHALKRSGENAMQYLQSKRHLKEETIQHFGFGYAPPGWETLHRYLVSDKNYPVQLVEKAGLIKPRKEGNGYYDVFRDRIMIPICDVLGRVIGFGGRTLGDDQPKYLNSPETEVFLKGKTLFALDKAKAAISQQDRVVVVEGYFDAIALHAAGITNAVASLGTALSLEQVRACLRYTESKQLILNFDADAAGTNAAEKAIGEIAALAYSGEVQLKILNIPDGKDADEYLLKNSPENYKHLLATAPLWLDWQIQQMTKNRDLKKATDFQQVSQQMVKLLKNIGNSDTRNHYVSSCAEILAQGDARLVPLRVENLLSQIPASSRQGVLPPKLYKPQEREIRRSHQQESTNTPDNTSIALSPEQILLEQAEALLLRIYLHYKEYRQAIVAALEERDLQFSLSHHRFLWQQILEIPNEMETNLLSTVQDRCLEFPEETELVAHLFHLNEKTQKEILLRHEKLVQAATASMEAVIREKRYRYFRELFDGTDPQVEPEKWHSYYQAFYAEKMRLQELDRQRQFSISDLL encoded by the coding sequence ATGCACATCCCCCGCTTGCACCCAGATACAATTGATGAAGTTAAGCACAGAGCTGATATATATGATGTCGTATCGGAACACGTTGTCCTACGCAAGCGCGGGAAAGACTATCTAGGTTTGTGTCCCTTCCACTCAGAAAAAAGCCCGAGCTTCACTGTCAGCCAAACCAAACAAATGTACTTTTGTTTTGGCTGTCAAGCGGGAGGAAATGCTATTAAGTTTCTGATGGACTTGGAAAAGCGCTCTTTTAGTGAAGTGGTTTTGGATTTAGCACGGCGTTACCAAGTTCCTGTCAAAACTCAAGAACCCGAACAATGGAAAGAATTGCAACGTCAGGTTTCTCTACGGGAGCAACTGTATGAAGTTCTTGCTGTAGCAGCACAATTCTATCAACACGCTCTCAAGCGCAGTGGCGAGAATGCAATGCAGTATTTGCAATCCAAACGCCACTTGAAAGAAGAAACAATTCAACATTTCGGTTTTGGATATGCTCCCCCCGGTTGGGAAACGCTTCACCGTTATTTGGTCAGCGATAAAAATTACCCCGTACAACTGGTAGAGAAAGCAGGTTTGATTAAACCTCGCAAGGAAGGAAATGGTTATTATGACGTGTTTCGCGATCGCATCATGATTCCGATTTGCGACGTACTCGGGCGCGTTATTGGTTTTGGTGGTAGAACGTTAGGAGATGACCAGCCAAAATATTTAAATTCCCCAGAAACAGAAGTCTTTCTCAAAGGGAAAACTTTATTTGCTCTGGACAAAGCTAAAGCAGCTATTTCCCAACAAGATCGTGTTGTAGTTGTGGAGGGATATTTTGATGCGATCGCTCTCCATGCTGCGGGTATTACCAATGCTGTTGCTTCCCTCGGGACAGCCCTAAGTTTAGAACAAGTCCGCGCCTGCTTGCGTTATACAGAATCCAAACAGTTAATACTGAATTTTGACGCTGATGCTGCGGGGACAAATGCTGCAGAAAAAGCCATAGGAGAAATTGCAGCACTTGCGTACAGTGGCGAAGTTCAGTTAAAAATTCTCAACATACCTGATGGCAAAGACGCCGATGAGTACTTGCTGAAAAACAGCCCGGAAAACTACAAACATCTCTTAGCCACGGCTCCTCTTTGGCTTGATTGGCAAATTCAGCAAATGACAAAAAACCGCGACTTAAAGAAAGCTACCGACTTTCAGCAAGTGTCGCAACAAATGGTGAAATTACTGAAAAACATTGGTAATTCTGATACACGCAATCATTATGTTTCTTCTTGTGCAGAAATTTTAGCTCAAGGGGATGCCAGATTAGTACCGCTAAGAGTAGAAAATTTGCTGTCTCAAATTCCTGCTTCATCCAGACAAGGAGTCTTACCGCCTAAGTTATACAAACCGCAAGAGAGAGAGATACGGCGATCGCATCAACAAGAAAGCACAAACACACCGGACAACACCTCCATTGCTCTCAGTCCCGAACAGATTCTTTTAGAACAAGCAGAAGCTTTATTACTGCGAATTTACTTGCATTATAAAGAATATCGTCAAGCTATAGTTGCAGCACTAGAAGAAAGGGATTTGCAATTTAGCCTTTCTCATCACCGATTTTTGTGGCAACAAATTTTGGAAATTCCAAATGAAATGGAAACCAATTTACTATCAACTGTACAAGATAGATGTCTGGAGTTTCCTGAAGAAACAGAATTAGTCGCTCACTTATTTCATTTAAATGAGAAAACTCAAAAAGAAATATTACTCCGCCATGAAAAACTGGTTCAAGCAGCAACTGCTTCAATGGAAGCTGTCATAAGAGAGAAGCGTTACCGCTATTTTCGCGAACTTTTCGATGGAACAGATCCTCAGGTAGAACCGGAAAAATGGCACTCATATTACCAAGCTTTCTATGCTGAAAAAATGCGGCTTCAAGAATTAGATCGCCAGCGCCAATTTTCCATATCAGATTTATTATGA
- a CDS encoding N-acetylmuramoyl-L-alanine amidase: MGRIFLSAAHGGKEASGIDPGSIAGGTNEAKEMILLRDLIVSELRARNIEILVVPDDLSAQQTITWINSRARQKDVALEIHCDAASNPSVRGASVFYITNNEDRKSHAELLLVGLLRRVPQLPNRGVKSDATSGMGNLTFCRQTSVPSLLMQVGFLSSPEDRTLLQTRRRDFAVGIAEGLVSWSREVNSATATEPEQATYQAIHININGQNYSEQGILINGNAYIPVDLVDRLRIDLSKAPNVRRVTYRRVVYVKAVELREFSIAISWEATSRTLSLRSILQICPGQIDRIMSHGNASEVQLQIFLRNNNENAIVQFPDLPKLYREEAAIEGVNYDIAFCQMCLETEFLQFGGDIRSEQNNFAGLGTIGGGTEAASFGSARIGVRAHIQHLKAYASLEPLVQEVVDPRFRFVTRGIASTVDQLSGRWSADLDYGNKIVAMLKRLYESAGLL, from the coding sequence ATGGGACGTATTTTTCTGTCAGCAGCTCATGGAGGTAAAGAAGCATCTGGTATCGATCCGGGTTCAATCGCTGGAGGTACCAATGAAGCAAAAGAAATGATTCTCCTGCGAGATCTGATTGTTTCAGAACTGAGAGCGCGTAATATTGAAATTTTGGTAGTTCCCGATGATTTGAGTGCTCAGCAGACCATAACGTGGATCAACTCCCGTGCTCGTCAAAAAGATGTTGCTTTGGAAATTCATTGTGATGCAGCTAGCAATCCCTCTGTACGTGGTGCCAGTGTATTTTACATTACAAATAATGAAGATCGCAAGAGCCATGCTGAGTTACTGCTTGTAGGGCTACTGCGTCGCGTTCCTCAATTGCCTAATAGAGGAGTGAAGTCAGATGCAACGTCGGGAATGGGAAATTTAACATTTTGTCGGCAAACATCCGTTCCTTCCTTATTAATGCAAGTTGGTTTTCTCTCGAGTCCTGAAGATCGCACTTTGCTGCAAACTCGCCGTCGTGATTTTGCTGTAGGAATTGCTGAGGGTCTAGTTTCTTGGAGTCGCGAAGTCAACTCCGCTACAGCTACGGAACCTGAACAAGCGACTTATCAAGCAATCCATATCAATATCAATGGACAAAATTACTCAGAGCAAGGAATACTCATCAACGGGAATGCTTACATTCCCGTCGATTTAGTAGATCGCTTGCGAATTGATTTGTCTAAAGCACCCAATGTCCGTCGTGTGACTTATCGCCGGGTTGTTTACGTAAAAGCTGTTGAACTGCGCGAGTTTAGTATTGCAATTTCTTGGGAAGCCACCAGTCGCACTTTATCCTTACGCTCAATTTTACAAATTTGCCCCGGTCAAATTGACAGAATTATGTCACATGGTAATGCGTCGGAAGTGCAGTTGCAAATCTTTTTAAGAAATAACAATGAAAATGCCATAGTGCAGTTTCCCGACTTACCAAAACTCTACAGGGAAGAAGCTGCGATCGAAGGGGTAAATTATGATATTGCTTTTTGCCAAATGTGTTTGGAAACTGAGTTTTTACAATTTGGCGGGGATATAAGATCCGAACAAAATAATTTTGCTGGGTTGGGTACTATTGGTGGAGGTACAGAAGCTGCTTCGTTTGGGAGTGCTAGAATTGGGGTTCGGGCACATATCCAACATTTGAAAGCCTACGCAAGTTTGGAACCCTTAGTGCAAGAAGTTGTAGATCCGCGATTTCGATTTGTGACAAGGGGTATTGCTTCAACGGTTGACCAGTTATCGGGAAGGTGGTCAGCCGATTTGGACTACGGGAATAAGATCGTGGCTATGCTCAAACGACTTTATGAATCAGCAGGGTTACTGTAA
- a CDS encoding type II toxin-antitoxin system VapC family toxin: protein MSQVIILDTHIWIWFINQEFERFPAHWREIIETADLVGISPVSCYEVALAQQRGRLELPCTADLWFQMALEPTGITLLPLTAEIAYLAVSLSPVHKDNVRSLDYRYSTKL from the coding sequence ATGTCTCAAGTAATTATTCTCGATACCCATATCTGGATTTGGTTTATCAACCAAGAGTTCGAGCGATTTCCAGCGCACTGGCGAGAAATTATCGAAACTGCTGACTTAGTGGGTATTTCCCCAGTATCCTGCTACGAAGTTGCTCTCGCGCAACAACGAGGACGACTGGAATTACCTTGCACAGCCGATCTCTGGTTTCAGATGGCTTTGGAACCAACTGGCATTACATTGTTGCCACTGACTGCTGAAATTGCTTACTTAGCAGTCAGCTTATCTCCTGTTCACAAAGACAATGTGCGATCGCTTGATTATCGCTATAGCACTAAATTATAA
- a CDS encoding RNA-guided endonuclease InsQ/TnpB family protein has product MIVLEFKAKGKTTQYTAIDEAIRTAQFVRNKSIRFWMDNRGVGQKEMYRLSKSLRREFLFVKALNSSACQASIERAYSSIARFYDNCKKSVPGKKGYPKFKKNSRSVEYKTSGWSLSETRKQITFTDKKGIGTLKLKGTWDLNFYQLEQVKRVRLVRRADGYYVQFLISVDNKLETQPTGKTIGLDVGLKEFYTDSNGHSEPNPRFYRTGEKRLKFRQKRVSRKKKGSANRKKAINKLGRVHLKISRQREEHAKRLARCVIQSHDLVSYEDLRIKNLVKNHCLAKSINDAGWYKFRKWLEYFGVKFGRITVAVNPAYTSQECFSCGAIVKKSLSTRTHVCECGFVIDRDSNAAINILKLALSTVGHTGTWIYYPNASGDSTSTHTGEILYQQVGSVIEESSPL; this is encoded by the coding sequence ATGATTGTTTTAGAATTCAAAGCCAAAGGGAAAACGACTCAATATACTGCCATTGATGAGGCGATTAGGACGGCTCAATTTGTTCGCAATAAGAGTATCCGTTTTTGGATGGATAATCGAGGCGTGGGACAAAAAGAAATGTATCGCCTTAGTAAGTCATTGAGAAGAGAATTCCTATTTGTAAAAGCTCTGAATTCTAGTGCTTGCCAAGCTTCTATTGAACGGGCTTATAGTTCTATTGCTCGTTTTTACGACAACTGCAAAAAGTCTGTTCCGGGTAAAAAGGGATATCCAAAGTTCAAGAAAAATTCTCGCTCAGTGGAGTATAAAACCTCTGGGTGGTCACTTTCCGAGACCAGGAAACAAATAACCTTCACCGACAAAAAAGGTATTGGTACGCTCAAGCTGAAAGGAACATGGGATTTAAACTTCTACCAATTAGAACAGGTAAAACGAGTTAGATTAGTTCGTCGTGCTGATGGGTATTATGTTCAATTTCTGATTAGTGTAGACAACAAATTAGAAACACAACCCACAGGGAAAACCATTGGTTTGGATGTAGGACTTAAAGAATTCTATACCGACAGCAATGGACATAGTGAACCTAACCCAAGGTTTTATCGCACAGGAGAGAAACGTCTAAAATTTAGACAAAAGCGCGTTTCTCGTAAAAAGAAAGGCTCTGCCAACCGTAAGAAAGCTATTAATAAATTAGGGCGAGTACACCTCAAAATAAGTAGGCAACGTGAAGAACACGCCAAGAGACTGGCGCGTTGCGTAATCCAATCTCACGACTTGGTATCCTATGAAGATTTGAGGATTAAAAATTTAGTGAAAAATCACTGTCTCGCTAAATCTATTAATGATGCTGGTTGGTATAAATTCAGAAAATGGTTGGAGTATTTTGGGGTGAAGTTTGGCAGGATAACTGTTGCGGTTAACCCCGCCTACACTTCTCAAGAATGCTTCAGTTGTGGCGCAATAGTCAAAAAATCTTTATCTACAAGAACCCATGTTTGCGAATGCGGCTTTGTAATAGATAGAGACTCGAATGCCGCTATCAATATTCTGAAATTAGCCTTGAGTACCGTAGGGCATACGGGAACTTGGATCTACTATCCGAACGCTTCAGGAGATTCGACCTCTACTCATACTGGAGAAATCCTGTATCAGCAAGTTGGGTCTGTGATTGAAGAATCTTCGCCCTTATAG
- a CDS encoding type II toxin-antitoxin system VapC family toxin gives MSYLLDTCVISELIAKQPNQQVVEWIDELNPDLIYLSVITIGEICKGIEKLPLSKRKTELHTWLNDELLIRFSNKILTIDIDVMRTWGTLNGRLELNGQRMAAIDSLIAAVALNKDFTLVTRNEADFQQAGVRLINPWNAV, from the coding sequence GTGAGTTATTTGCTCGATACTTGCGTTATCTCCGAACTGATTGCGAAGCAACCAAATCAACAAGTGGTTGAATGGATTGATGAGCTTAATCCCGATCTCATCTACTTGAGTGTAATTACAATAGGTGAAATCTGTAAAGGTATTGAAAAATTGCCTCTCTCTAAACGCAAAACAGAATTACATACATGGTTAAACGATGAGTTACTGATTCGCTTTAGCAATAAAATTTTAACAATTGACATTGATGTCATGCGAACTTGGGGGACGTTGAATGGTAGATTAGAGCTGAATGGTCAGCGTATGGCAGCGATAGATTCATTGATTGCCGCTGTTGCATTAAATAAAGATTTTACTTTGGTAACACGCAATGAAGCAGATTTTCAACAGGCTGGGGTTAGGTTGATTAACCCTTGGAACGCTGTTTGA
- a CDS encoding type II toxin-antitoxin system Phd/YefM family antitoxin produces the protein MKQWQLQEAKNKLSEVIEEAIHQGPQVITKRGVEVAIVLSYREYQKMLSAQQKLSTFFQTSPLAEVELDLSRDKSDAREDVAL, from the coding sequence ATGAAGCAATGGCAACTTCAAGAAGCTAAAAACAAATTGAGCGAAGTGATTGAGGAAGCAATCCATCAAGGTCCCCAAGTAATAACCAAGCGAGGAGTGGAAGTAGCGATCGTTCTTTCTTATCGAGAGTATCAAAAAATGTTGTCTGCCCAGCAAAAGCTTTCTACGTTTTTTCAGACATCACCGCTAGCAGAAGTTGAGTTGGATTTGAGTCGGGACAAGAGCGATGCTAGAGAGGATGTGGCGTTGTGA
- a CDS encoding type II toxin-antitoxin system HicB family antitoxin, giving the protein MLIQWSEEDRCFLVGFSDFPGQCWRTHGDSYEEAVANGIEALESLIMAYEATGEPLPEPKVNKAA; this is encoded by the coding sequence ATGTTGATTCAATGGTCAGAAGAAGACAGATGCTTCTTGGTAGGATTTTCTGATTTCCCTGGACAATGTTGGCGGACTCATGGGGATAGCTATGAGGAAGCAGTTGCAAATGGTATTGAAGCCCTAGAATCCCTAATTATGGCTTATGAAGCAACAGGTGAACCACTGCCAGAACCAAAGGTTAACAAAGCGGCTTAG
- a CDS encoding cytochrome P450 produces the protein MTQAQGKLPKGSQAPQWLQKIQWITNPLGYMDAAKQHYGDIFNAPVIGNDSCLLFVSDPQALQQIFSGHNNQFIAPPNRLLQPVVGDRSIFVLEGDRHRKERKLLMPPFHGDRMFSYGKRICELTEKAMCKLLPGQVFVARALMQEISLEVILNVVFGIYEGERCFQIKQSIVDLLNEFRSPFTSGSLFFPSLQKDFGTWSPWGSFLKKQQQINKLLFAEIQERRQQHDPSRTDVLTLLLQAQDEDGEAMTDEQLRDELMTLLIAGHETTATAVAWALYWVHRTPSVQNQLLHELEALGTNPDPMAIVRLPYLTAICNEALRIYPIAMLTVPRAVKEPVELMGYQLQPGTKLYGCIYLTHRREDLYPEPEQFKPERFLERQFTPYEFYPFGGGIRRCIGEALALFEMKLVLATMISRYQMTLASNKPEIPQRRGVTLAPGTGVKLVLNGKR, from the coding sequence ATGACCCAAGCGCAAGGAAAACTCCCCAAAGGATCTCAAGCCCCTCAGTGGCTGCAGAAAATTCAGTGGATTACCAACCCCCTGGGTTACATGGATGCTGCGAAACAGCACTATGGTGATATTTTCAATGCACCAGTGATTGGGAACGACTCGTGTTTGTTATTCGTGAGCGACCCCCAAGCACTTCAGCAGATTTTTTCGGGTCATAACAATCAATTTATCGCTCCTCCTAACAGGCTTTTGCAACCCGTAGTAGGAGATCGCTCCATATTTGTGCTCGAAGGCGATCGCCATCGGAAAGAACGCAAACTTTTGATGCCACCTTTTCATGGCGATCGGATGTTCTCTTATGGAAAACGCATTTGCGAACTCACTGAGAAAGCAATGTGCAAATTGCTTCCCGGTCAGGTTTTCGTTGCACGGGCTCTTATGCAAGAAATCTCCCTAGAAGTTATTCTCAATGTTGTCTTCGGGATTTATGAAGGGGAGCGTTGTTTTCAAATCAAACAGTCCATCGTTGACTTACTAAATGAATTTCGATCGCCTTTTACATCGGGTTCGCTCTTCTTTCCATCTCTTCAAAAAGATTTCGGGACGTGGAGTCCTTGGGGTTCCTTCCTCAAAAAACAACAGCAAATCAATAAGCTCTTGTTTGCTGAAATTCAAGAGCGCCGTCAACAGCACGATCCTTCACGTACAGACGTTCTCACATTGCTTTTACAAGCACAAGATGAGGATGGCGAGGCAATGACAGATGAACAATTGCGGGACGAGTTGATGACGCTGTTAATAGCAGGTCATGAAACCACAGCTACGGCAGTTGCTTGGGCACTGTATTGGGTACATCGAACGCCAAGCGTCCAAAACCAACTGCTCCATGAGTTAGAAGCTCTAGGTACAAATCCAGATCCAATGGCAATTGTTCGTTTACCTTATCTGACAGCAATTTGTAACGAAGCTTTGCGGATTTACCCAATTGCAATGCTAACAGTACCTAGAGCCGTGAAAGAACCTGTCGAATTAATGGGCTACCAGTTACAACCAGGTACAAAGCTCTACGGATGTATTTACTTAACTCATCGTCGTGAAGATTTATATCCAGAACCAGAACAATTCAAGCCAGAGAGGTTTTTAGAAAGGCAGTTTACTCCCTATGAGTTTTACCCCTTTGGAGGTGGAATACGTCGTTGCATTGGCGAAGCTTTAGCATTGTTTGAGATGAAGCTAGTTCTCGCCACAATGATATCCCGCTATCAAATGACTTTAGCAAGCAACAAACCAGAGATTCCCCAACGGCGGGGAGTAACTTTAGCTCCCGGTACGGGTGTAAAGCTAGTTTTAAATGGTAAACGGTAA